The Diceros bicornis minor isolate mBicDic1 chromosome 15, mDicBic1.mat.cur, whole genome shotgun sequence genome has a window encoding:
- the LOC131414919 gene encoding 5-hydroxytryptamine receptor 3C-like: MEGEWPPTGGFLLCLTVSLLVQGRANTFTINCSGFDQHGVNPALFQAIFNQKDFRPVVNYSIPTRVNISFTLSAILEVNAQLQLLTSFLWVKMIWNNPFISWNPKECGNINKLAVTAENLWLPDIFIVESTDVEQIPEGLSAYMTHKGDIVYNKPARVTSICSLDIFYFPFDQQNCTLTFSSFIYTAENMLLGLDREVWEMVDTSHDIARTQGEWELLGISKATPKMFVGSRLFDRIVFFVAIRRRPSLYIINLLVPSSFLIAIDALSFYLPAENENRAPFKITLLLGYNVFLLRMNDLLPASGAPLISVYFALCLSLMVLSLLETIFITYLLHLATTQPPPMPQWLHSLLLHCTSPRRCCPTAPQKGNKGLDLTPAHLPGLKEPGELVGKELGPREAERNGGSGLTRAQLTDLWMQFGYMIDTFLFRLYLLFLAFSISTVIVLWNT; this comes from the exons ATGGAAGGGGAGTGGCCTCCTACTGGGGGATTCCTCCTCTGCCTCACTGTCAGCCTTCTGGTTCAAG GAAGGGCAAACACTTTCACCATCAATTGCTCGGGTTTTGACCAGCATGGGGTGAACCCTGCTCTCTTCCAAGCTATCTTTAATCAGAAGGACTTCCGTCCAGTCGTCAACTACAGCATCCCCACCCGTGTCAACATCTCTTTCACCCTGTCTGCCATCTTGGAAGTG AATGCACAACTTCAGCTGCTGACGTCATTTCTGTGGGTAAAGATG ATTTGGAATAACCCATTCATCAGCTGGAACCCTAAAGAATGTGGTAATATCAATAAACTTGCTGTGACAGCTGAGAACCTGTGGCTCCCAGACATCTTCATTGTGGAATC CACGGATGTGGAACAGATCCCAGAAGGCCTCTCTGCATATATGACTCATAAAGGTGACATTGTGTATAACAAACCAGCACGGGTCACCAGTATCTGTAGCCTGGACATCTTCTACTTCCCCTTTGACCAGCAGAACTGCACACTCACCTTTAGCTCTTTCATCTACACAG CGGAAAACATGTTGCTGGGCCTGGACAGGGAAGTGTGGGAGATGGTGGACACCTCGCATGACATTGCCCGCACGCAAGGGGAGTGGGAGCTCCTGGGCATCAGCAAGGCCACACCAAAGATGTTTGTGGGCTCTCGTCTTTTTGACCGGATTGTGTTCTTT GTGGCCATCAGGCGCAGGCCCAGCCTCTACATCATAAACCTTCTGGTGCCCAGCAGCTTTCTGATAGCCATCGATGCCCTCAGCTTCTACCTGCCAGCAGAAAACGAGAATCGTGCTCCATTCAAGATAACCCTTCTGCTGGGTTACAACGTCTTCCTGCTCAGGATGAACGACTTACTCCCTGCCAGTGGCGCCCCCCTCATCA GTGTCTACTTTGCCCTATGTCTGTCCCTGATGGTGCTCAGCCTGCTGGAGACCATTTTCATCACCTACCTGCTGCACCTGGCCACCACCCAGCCCCCACCCATGCCTCAGTGGCTCCATTCTCTGCTTTTGCACTGCACCAGCCCAAGGAGATGCTGCCCCACTGCACCCCAGAAGGGAAACAAGGGCCTGGACCTCACCCCCGCCCACCTGCCTG GCCTGAAGGAGCCGGGAGAGTTGGTAGGGAAGGAACTGGGACCCAGAGAGGCAGAGCGAAATGGGGGCTCAGGATTGACAAGGGCCCAGCTAACTGACCTGTGGATGCAGTTTGGCTACATGATAGACACCTTCCTCTTCCGGCTCTACCTGCTCTTCTTGGCCTTCTCCATCAGCACGGTCATCGTCCTCTGGAACACCTAG